The following are from one region of the Streptomyces fradiae genome:
- a CDS encoding exodeoxyribonuclease III — MLTVTTANVNGLRAAAKKGFVEWLAGTSADVVCLQEVRAEEAQLPAEVRGPEGWFTVHAPAAAKGRAGVSLYTRREPDAVRVGFGTAEFEDSGRYVEADLPGVTVASLYLPSGEVGTERQDEKIRFMDAFLPYLKELRERAAADGREVVVCGDWNIAHREADLKNWKANQKSAGFLPEEREWLGRVLDEGDGGYVDVVRALHPEQDGPYSWWSYRGRAFDNDSGWRIDYQVATPGLAAKAVKAYVERAATHAERWSDHAPVTAVYKL; from the coding sequence ATGCTCACCGTCACGACAGCGAATGTCAATGGTCTCCGAGCCGCCGCCAAGAAGGGCTTCGTCGAATGGCTGGCCGGGACCTCCGCCGATGTGGTCTGCCTGCAGGAGGTGCGCGCCGAGGAGGCCCAGCTGCCCGCCGAGGTCCGCGGCCCCGAGGGCTGGTTCACCGTCCACGCGCCCGCCGCCGCCAAGGGCCGGGCCGGGGTCTCGCTCTACACGCGGCGTGAGCCCGACGCCGTACGCGTCGGCTTCGGCACGGCGGAGTTCGAGGACAGCGGCCGCTATGTGGAGGCCGACCTGCCCGGCGTCACCGTCGCCAGCCTCTATCTGCCCTCCGGCGAGGTCGGCACCGAGCGGCAGGACGAGAAGATCCGCTTCATGGACGCCTTCCTGCCGTATCTGAAGGAGCTGCGCGAGCGCGCCGCCGCCGACGGCCGCGAGGTCGTCGTCTGCGGCGACTGGAACATCGCCCACCGCGAGGCCGACCTCAAGAACTGGAAGGCCAACCAGAAGAGCGCCGGCTTCCTCCCCGAGGAGCGGGAGTGGCTGGGCCGTGTCCTCGACGAGGGCGACGGCGGTTACGTGGACGTGGTCCGCGCCCTCCATCCCGAGCAGGACGGCCCGTACTCCTGGTGGTCCTACCGCGGCCGTGCCTTCGACAACGACAGCGGCTGGCGCATCGACTACCAGGTCGCGACGCCCGGACTCGCCGCCAAGGCGGTCAAGGCGTACGTCGAGCGGGCCGCCACGCACGCGGAGCGCTGGAGCGACCACGCGCCCGTGACGGCGGTCTACAAGCTGTAG
- a CDS encoding GNAT family N-acetyltransferase — protein MDIRPTPFDHPDAVKLNDAVQLEYAERYADDDGEGEGDLTHLEPSMFAPPQGLYLLAYDPQGRPVATGGWRSQDANDEGYADGDAELKRMYVVPEARGLGLARRILATLETDAREAGRTRMVLETGTAQPEAIALYTSCGYEPCEKFGFYRDYPNSRCFAKAL, from the coding sequence ATGGACATTCGCCCCACCCCCTTCGACCACCCCGACGCCGTCAAGCTCAACGACGCCGTCCAGCTGGAATACGCCGAGCGCTACGCGGACGACGACGGTGAGGGTGAGGGCGATCTCACACACCTCGAACCGTCGATGTTCGCCCCGCCACAGGGCCTCTACCTGCTCGCGTACGACCCCCAGGGCCGCCCCGTCGCGACCGGCGGCTGGCGCAGCCAGGACGCCAACGACGAGGGGTACGCCGACGGCGACGCCGAGCTGAAGCGCATGTACGTCGTGCCCGAGGCCCGCGGCCTGGGGCTCGCGCGGCGCATCCTGGCCACCCTGGAGACGGACGCCCGCGAGGCCGGCCGGACCCGCATGGTCCTGGAGACGGGCACCGCGCAGCCGGAGGCCATCGCGCTCTACACCTCGTGCGGCTACGAGCCCTGCGAGAAGTTCGGCTTCTACCGGGACTACCCGAACAGCCGCTGCTTCGCGAAGGCGCTCTGA
- a CDS encoding serine protease, whose amino-acid sequence MRRHRFATAVLLSVGALVAGGLASTGAAQAAPAPPAAGDTGHSFTAAQQDRAAAFWTPERMRSAVPLDLTAAPGALHRVPRAAAPTTIAPTGVDRSAVSPTAFPQAGGAWTGGGAVVKTSGRVFFTFQGRTASCSGNAVTSKNASTVITAGHCVKYQGAWHTNWVFVPAYANGNAPYGQWSATKTLTTPQWEASEDINYDVGAAVVAPLNGQTLTSVTGAQGIQFNGAYNKPMYAFGFPAASPYDGTKLVYCSGNSSKDFLFSQDHALGCNMTGGSSGGPWFASFDESTGTGLQASVNSFGYTFLPNRMFGPYFGTDAQNLYDKAQSS is encoded by the coding sequence GTGAGACGCCATCGCTTCGCCACAGCCGTGCTGCTGTCCGTCGGCGCCCTCGTCGCCGGCGGACTCGCGTCGACCGGGGCGGCCCAGGCCGCCCCGGCGCCACCGGCCGCCGGTGACACCGGCCACTCGTTCACCGCCGCCCAGCAGGACCGGGCGGCCGCCTTCTGGACCCCGGAACGGATGCGCTCGGCCGTCCCGCTGGACCTGACGGCCGCTCCGGGCGCGCTGCACCGGGTCCCGCGCGCGGCCGCCCCGACGACGATCGCCCCGACGGGCGTCGACCGGAGCGCCGTCTCCCCCACCGCCTTCCCGCAGGCGGGCGGGGCGTGGACGGGCGGCGGTGCGGTCGTGAAGACCTCGGGCCGGGTGTTCTTCACCTTCCAGGGCCGCACGGCCTCCTGCTCCGGAAACGCCGTCACCAGCAAGAACGCCAGCACCGTCATCACCGCTGGCCACTGCGTGAAGTACCAGGGCGCCTGGCACACCAACTGGGTCTTCGTCCCGGCCTACGCCAACGGCAACGCGCCCTACGGCCAGTGGTCCGCCACCAAGACCCTCACCACCCCGCAGTGGGAGGCCAGCGAGGACATCAACTACGACGTCGGCGCGGCGGTCGTCGCCCCGCTGAACGGCCAGACCCTCACCTCGGTCACCGGCGCCCAGGGCATCCAGTTCAACGGCGCCTACAACAAGCCGATGTACGCCTTCGGCTTCCCGGCCGCCTCGCCCTACGACGGCACGAAGCTCGTCTACTGCTCGGGCAACTCCTCGAAGGACTTCCTGTTCTCCCAGGACCACGCCCTCGGCTGCAACATGACCGGCGGCTCCAGCGGCGGCCCCTGGTTCGCCTCCTTCGACGAGTCCACGGGCACCGGCCTCCAGGCCTCGGTGAACAGCTTCGGCTACACCTTCCTGCCCAACCGCATGTTCGGCCCGTACTTCGGCACGGACGCCCAGAACCTCTACGACAAGGCCCAGAGCTCCTGA
- the glpR gene encoding gephyrin-like molybdotransferase receptor GlpR — protein sequence MSSSGLIYAVIVGAWAAYLVPMWLRRQDELNEARPTERFSTAIRLLSGRAGMERRYAKELRDRDRAADDPASDVDPDAVTEHLSSVDVRDFCAPAARTEARLELPEEAPKAPQASKAAKAPKAAQAPARRGAGAGAGAGGGAAAERARRSKVLARRRRTTVLLFLAFTLGAVVAAVGGLAFLWAPAVPALLLSAYIVYLRVQERRRFVYVMDRRNAEAAAARLRESRRPAPTPEPEPAAAPAAEATVSPQEADRRALVEQTDHAEWVDQQRERGPVRGDSWDPVPVPLPTYVTAPVAPRASGGVDITDPETWSSARSSTAADPAPTPAPAPRQRTARPQARRDHGRTPLFDQYADDDRPRAANE from the coding sequence GTGAGCAGCAGCGGCCTCATCTACGCAGTCATTGTCGGGGCCTGGGCCGCCTACTTGGTGCCGATGTGGCTCCGCAGGCAGGACGAGCTGAACGAGGCCCGTCCGACGGAACGCTTCAGCACCGCCATCCGGCTGCTGTCCGGACGGGCGGGCATGGAGCGCCGTTACGCCAAGGAGCTCAGGGACCGGGACCGCGCGGCCGACGACCCGGCATCCGACGTCGACCCGGACGCGGTGACCGAGCATCTGAGCTCGGTCGACGTCCGGGACTTCTGCGCGCCCGCGGCCAGAACGGAAGCCCGCCTGGAACTGCCGGAGGAGGCCCCCAAGGCTCCCCAGGCCTCGAAGGCCGCCAAGGCTCCCAAGGCTGCCCAGGCTCCCGCGCGTCGTGGTGCGGGCGCGGGAGCGGGCGCCGGCGGTGGCGCCGCGGCCGAGCGGGCCCGCCGGAGCAAGGTCCTTGCCCGGCGCCGGCGCACCACGGTGCTCCTCTTCCTCGCCTTCACGCTCGGCGCGGTCGTCGCGGCCGTCGGCGGCCTCGCCTTCCTGTGGGCGCCCGCCGTCCCGGCCCTGCTGCTCAGCGCGTACATCGTCTATCTGCGCGTCCAGGAGCGGCGGCGCTTCGTGTACGTGATGGACCGCCGCAACGCCGAGGCCGCCGCCGCCCGGCTGCGCGAGAGCCGCCGCCCGGCCCCCACGCCCGAGCCGGAGCCCGCCGCGGCGCCGGCCGCCGAGGCGACCGTCTCCCCGCAGGAGGCCGACCGCCGGGCGCTGGTCGAGCAGACGGACCACGCCGAGTGGGTCGACCAGCAGCGCGAGCGCGGCCCGGTCCGCGGCGACAGCTGGGACCCGGTCCCGGTCCCGCTCCCCACGTACGTCACCGCCCCGGTCGCCCCGCGCGCCTCCGGCGGCGTCGACATCACGGACCCGGAGACCTGGAGCTCGGCCCGATCCTCCACGGCGGCCGACCCGGCCCCGACCCCCGCCCCGGCCCCGCGCCAGCGCACCGCCCGCCCGCAGGCCCGCCGCGACCACGGCCGCACCCCGCTCTTCGACCAGTACGCGGACGACGACCGCCCCCGCGCGGCCAACGAATGA
- a CDS encoding GNAT family N-acetyltransferase produces the protein MIPSWPVVLVDGDVLLRPIKMRDQRAWREVNRRNRDWLRPWEATVPPPGPAGPVTQRPTYRQMVRHLRAEANAGRMLPFVIEYQGRLVGQLTVAGITWGSMCSGHVGYWVDRDVAGRGVMPTAVALAVDHCFRTVGLHRMEVCIRPENGPSRRVVEKLGFREEGLRPRYLHIDGAWRDHLVFALTAEEVPEGLVRRWHEARRQHQ, from the coding sequence ATGATTCCGTCCTGGCCCGTGGTCCTGGTCGACGGCGACGTGCTGCTCCGCCCGATAAAGATGCGCGACCAGCGGGCCTGGCGCGAGGTGAACCGGCGCAACCGCGACTGGTTGCGCCCCTGGGAGGCGACCGTCCCGCCGCCCGGCCCGGCCGGCCCGGTGACGCAGCGGCCCACGTACCGTCAGATGGTGCGCCATCTGCGGGCGGAGGCGAACGCGGGGCGGATGCTGCCGTTCGTCATCGAGTACCAGGGGCGTCTGGTCGGTCAGTTGACGGTCGCGGGAATCACCTGGGGCTCGATGTGTTCCGGTCATGTGGGCTATTGGGTGGACCGGGACGTGGCCGGCCGCGGCGTCATGCCGACGGCGGTGGCGCTCGCCGTCGACCACTGTTTCCGCACGGTCGGACTGCACCGGATGGAAGTCTGCATTCGCCCGGAGAACGGCCCCTCGCGCCGCGTCGTGGAGAAATTGGGATTCCGCGAGGAGGGGCTGCGGCCCCGCTACCTCCACATCGACGGCGCCTGGCGTGACCATCTGGTCTTCGCGCTGACGGCGGAGGAGGTGCCGGAGGGCTTGGTGCGGCGTTGGCACGAGGCACGTCGGCAACACCAGTGA
- a CDS encoding molybdenum cofactor biosynthesis protein B, with translation MTRAGKVAGAHEHGAHEHGAQAHAAPAPAETTHIAPHTGPYTALVVTASNRAAAGVYEDKGGPLIAEALRGMGFAVEGPQVVPDGAPVEAALRAGVEAGYDVILTTGGTGISPTDETPEVTRRVLDREIPGIPEAIRAYGREKVPTAALSRGLAGVARGSRGGGTLIVNLPGSTGGVRDGLAVLEPLLVHAVDQIRGGDHPRPAAEAGPAS, from the coding sequence GTGACCCGCGCGGGCAAGGTGGCGGGGGCGCACGAGCACGGGGCCCACGAGCACGGGGCGCAGGCGCACGCGGCGCCCGCCCCGGCGGAAACGACGCACATCGCCCCGCACACCGGCCCGTACACCGCGCTCGTCGTCACCGCCTCGAACCGGGCGGCCGCCGGTGTCTACGAGGACAAGGGCGGCCCGCTGATCGCCGAGGCGCTGCGCGGGATGGGCTTCGCCGTGGAGGGGCCGCAGGTGGTCCCGGACGGCGCGCCCGTGGAGGCGGCGCTGCGCGCCGGGGTCGAGGCGGGCTACGACGTCATCCTCACCACCGGCGGTACGGGCATCTCGCCCACCGACGAGACGCCCGAGGTCACCCGGCGGGTCCTGGACCGGGAGATCCCGGGCATCCCGGAGGCGATCCGCGCGTACGGCCGGGAGAAGGTGCCCACGGCGGCGCTCTCGCGCGGCCTCGCCGGGGTCGCGCGGGGCTCCCGGGGCGGCGGCACGCTGATCGTCAACCTGCCCGGTTCGACGGGCGGGGTACGGGACGGCCTCGCGGTCCTGGAACCGCTGCTGGTCCACGCGGTGGACCAGATCCGTGGCGGCGACCACCCCAGACCGGCGGCGGAAGCGGGCCCGGCGTCATGA
- the moaC gene encoding cyclic pyranopterin monophosphate synthase MoaC, translating to MSTQQGLTHIDEAGAARMVDVSAKDVTARTARASGRVLVSPRVIELLRGEGVPKGDALATARIAGIMGAKKTPDLIPLCHPLAVSGVTLDLGVTDDAVEILATVKTTDRTGVEMEALTAVSVAALTVVDMVKAVDKGAVISDVRVEEKTGGKSGHWTRGERSQA from the coding sequence ATGAGCACGCAGCAAGGACTCACCCACATCGACGAGGCCGGGGCGGCCCGCATGGTCGACGTCTCCGCGAAGGACGTCACCGCCCGCACCGCCCGCGCCAGCGGCCGGGTCCTCGTCTCGCCGCGCGTGATCGAGCTGCTGCGCGGCGAGGGCGTCCCGAAGGGCGATGCGCTCGCCACCGCCCGGATCGCCGGGATCATGGGCGCCAAGAAGACCCCGGACCTGATCCCGCTCTGCCACCCTCTGGCGGTCTCCGGGGTGACCCTCGACCTCGGGGTCACGGACGACGCCGTGGAGATCCTCGCGACGGTGAAGACCACCGACCGGACGGGCGTGGAGATGGAGGCCCTGACGGCGGTGTCGGTGGCGGCGCTGACCGTCGTCGACATGGTGAAGGCCGTCGACAAGGGTGCGGTCATCTCCGACGTGCGCGTCGAGGAGAAGACCGGCGGCAAGTCCGGCCACTGGACGCGGGGCGAACGGAGCCAGGCGTGA
- the glp gene encoding gephyrin-like molybdotransferase Glp has translation MWSVDEHLADVLATVSPLEPIELQLADAQGCVLVEDVTVPVALPPFDNSSMDGYAVRVADVAGASEEFPAVLTVIGDVAAGAGGLPEVGPGQAARIMTGAPLPPGAEAVVPVEWTDGGTGGGAAGGMRPASAAPEGAAGEVRVHRPAEARAHVRARGSDVTAGELALAAGTVLGPPQIGLLAAIGRGTVRVRPRPRVVVISTGSELTQPGEPLGEGQIYDSNSFALAAAARDAGALAYRVPAVADDAESLRGAIEDQLIRADLIVTTGGVSVGAYDVVKEALTADGEVDFRKLAMQPGKPQGFGMIGPEHTPLLALPGNPVSSYVSFELFVRPAIRALMGLGDRPDAHRPRVRAVLKADRTLSSPAGRRQFLRGTYDAESGAVSPVGGSGSHLIGALAHADALLVVPEEVTEVEPGAELDVLLLG, from the coding sequence CTGTGGTCCGTCGACGAGCACCTGGCCGACGTCCTCGCCACGGTCTCCCCGCTCGAGCCCATCGAGCTGCAACTGGCCGACGCCCAGGGCTGTGTGCTCGTCGAGGACGTCACGGTGCCGGTCGCGCTGCCGCCCTTCGACAACAGCTCCATGGACGGGTACGCGGTGCGGGTCGCCGACGTGGCCGGGGCGAGCGAGGAGTTCCCCGCCGTCCTGACCGTGATCGGCGACGTCGCCGCCGGCGCCGGCGGCCTGCCCGAGGTCGGCCCCGGCCAGGCCGCCCGGATCATGACCGGCGCCCCGCTGCCGCCCGGCGCCGAGGCCGTCGTCCCCGTCGAATGGACCGACGGCGGCACCGGCGGAGGCGCCGCCGGCGGGATGCGCCCGGCCAGCGCCGCCCCCGAGGGCGCGGCCGGCGAGGTCCGCGTCCACCGCCCCGCCGAGGCCCGCGCCCACGTCCGGGCCCGCGGCAGCGACGTCACCGCCGGCGAGCTCGCGCTCGCCGCGGGCACCGTCCTCGGCCCGCCGCAGATCGGCCTGCTCGCCGCGATCGGCCGCGGCACCGTGCGGGTGCGCCCCCGCCCGCGGGTGGTCGTCATCTCCACCGGCAGCGAGCTGACCCAGCCCGGCGAGCCGCTGGGCGAGGGCCAGATCTACGACTCCAACAGCTTCGCCCTCGCCGCCGCCGCCCGCGACGCCGGAGCCCTCGCCTACCGCGTCCCGGCCGTCGCCGACGACGCCGAGTCGCTGCGCGGCGCCATCGAGGACCAGCTGATCCGCGCCGACCTCATCGTCACCACCGGCGGCGTCAGCGTCGGCGCCTACGACGTGGTCAAGGAGGCCCTGACGGCCGACGGCGAGGTCGACTTCCGCAAGCTCGCCATGCAGCCCGGCAAGCCGCAGGGCTTCGGCATGATCGGCCCCGAGCACACCCCGCTGCTCGCGCTGCCGGGCAACCCGGTCTCCTCGTACGTCTCCTTCGAGCTGTTCGTCCGGCCCGCGATCCGTGCACTGATGGGCCTCGGCGACCGGCCCGACGCGCACCGGCCCCGGGTGCGCGCCGTGCTCAAGGCCGACCGGACGCTGTCCTCGCCGGCCGGACGGCGCCAGTTCCTGCGCGGGACGTACGACGCGGAGTCGGGCGCCGTCAGCCCCGTGGGCGGCTCCGGCTCCCACCTGATCGGGGCGCTCGCGCACGCGGACGCGCTGCTCGTCGTACCGGAGGAGGTGACCGAGGTCGAGCCCGGCGCGGAGCTCGACGTGCTGCTTCTCGGGTGA
- the galU gene encoding UTP--glucose-1-phosphate uridylyltransferase GalU — protein sequence MTQTPSITKAVIPAAGLGTRFLPATKATPKEMLPVVDKPAIQYVVEEAVAAGLSDVLMITGRNKRPLEDHFDRNYELEEALTRKGDEERLAKVQESSDLATMHYVRQGDPRGLGHAVLCAAPHVGDQPFAVLLGDDLIDPRDPLLARMVEVRERFGGSVIALMEVEPSQIHLYGCAAVGPTGESDVVKVTGLVEKPEPAEAPSNLAIIGRYVLDPAVFAILRETAPGRGGEIQLTDALQKLVQDERVGGPVHGVVFKGRRYDTGDRGDYLRAIVRLACERDDLGPDFRTWLRGYVSEEM from the coding sequence ATGACTCAGACGCCGTCCATCACAAAGGCTGTCATCCCGGCCGCCGGTCTCGGCACCCGGTTCCTGCCGGCCACCAAGGCGACGCCGAAGGAGATGCTGCCGGTCGTCGACAAACCGGCCATCCAGTACGTCGTCGAGGAAGCCGTCGCCGCCGGGCTCTCCGACGTCCTGATGATCACCGGCCGCAACAAGCGCCCCCTCGAGGACCACTTCGACCGGAACTACGAGCTGGAAGAAGCGCTGACCCGCAAGGGCGACGAGGAACGGCTCGCCAAGGTCCAGGAGTCCAGCGACCTCGCCACCATGCACTACGTGCGCCAGGGCGACCCGCGCGGCCTCGGCCACGCCGTCCTGTGCGCCGCCCCGCACGTCGGCGATCAGCCCTTCGCCGTGCTCCTCGGCGACGACCTGATCGACCCGCGCGACCCGCTGCTCGCCCGCATGGTCGAGGTCCGCGAGCGGTTCGGCGGCAGCGTGATCGCGCTGATGGAGGTCGAGCCCTCGCAGATCCACCTGTACGGCTGCGCCGCCGTCGGCCCCACCGGCGAGTCGGACGTGGTGAAGGTGACCGGACTGGTCGAGAAGCCGGAGCCGGCCGAGGCCCCCAGCAACCTGGCGATCATCGGGCGCTATGTCCTCGACCCCGCCGTCTTCGCCATACTGCGCGAGACCGCGCCGGGCCGCGGCGGCGAGATCCAGCTGACCGACGCCCTGCAGAAACTCGTCCAGGACGAGCGGGTCGGCGGCCCCGTGCACGGCGTCGTCTTCAAGGGCCGGCGCTATGACACCGGCGACCGCGGCGACTATCTGCGTGCCATTGTCAGACTGGCGTGCGAACGTGATGATCTGGGGCCGGACTTCCGGACCTGGCTCCGCGGTTACGTCAGCGAGGAGATGTAG
- a CDS encoding 5-formyltetrahydrofolate cyclo-ligase: protein MLRRALLGARAALTAEERERAAGALAPAALDLPELAEAGTVAAYVSVGREPGTRALLDVLRERGVRVLLPVLLPDNDLDWAPYEGPERLAKAGRGLLEPVGERLGPDAVCGADAVLLPGLAVDGRGMRLGRGGGSYDRVLARLVRSGADPALVVLLYANEVVARVPEEPHDHPVHAVVTPEGVRRFRP, encoded by the coding sequence CTGTTGCGCCGGGCGCTGCTCGGCGCACGCGCCGCCCTGACCGCCGAGGAACGCGAGCGGGCCGCCGGGGCGCTCGCGCCGGCCGCGCTCGATCTGCCGGAGCTGGCGGAGGCGGGCACGGTCGCCGCGTATGTCTCGGTGGGGCGCGAACCGGGCACGCGCGCGCTGCTCGACGTGCTGCGCGAGCGGGGCGTACGGGTGCTGCTGCCGGTCCTGCTGCCCGACAACGACCTCGACTGGGCGCCGTACGAAGGCCCCGAGCGGCTGGCGAAGGCGGGCCGCGGGCTGCTGGAACCGGTCGGCGAACGGCTCGGCCCGGACGCGGTGTGCGGGGCGGACGCGGTGCTGCTTCCGGGGCTCGCGGTCGACGGGCGGGGCATGCGGCTCGGGCGGGGCGGCGGTTCGTACGACCGGGTCCTGGCCCGGCTGGTCCGGTCGGGCGCGGATCCGGCTCTGGTGGTGCTCCTGTACGCGAACGAGGTGGTCGCGCGGGTCCCGGAGGAACCGCACGACCACCCCGTGCACGCGGTGGTGACCCCGGAGGGGGTCCGGCGTTTCAGGCCTTGA